Genomic segment of Bacteroidales bacterium:
TATCCAATCATCCATTGAACCTAGGTAACACCTTCGCTGGATAATAAATTCATTTTTAGTTTTTATAATTCTCATTTTCGGATGATATGCTTGCGTCTTAATCATGAAATCTTTATAGTTTTCATCCCATTCGCCTAAATCCACTCCATTTCTATTCCCAACAAATACTGTCAAGCAATTCTCACGCACATCTATTAATGAATATTTGAGATTTGTTGTTTTAGCAATTGATTTCTCAATCACCGATATTTCGTTTTCTGTAAATAGCTTTTTAACAATTAATCTAAGTACAACAATCGCATCTTCTGGAGTTTCATAAATCTCAAATCCATTAGGAATCTCATTTATATTTTGACAATCATCTTCAATCTTTGTCGTATAGTATCTAAGTCTACCCTTTTTTGTCGGTATTGCTTTAAAATAGTAGTTTTCACCAACCCTATTTGTATATTTTAATGCCATTTTATTTCAACAATTAAGTTTTCCACCAAAGTCTCGCAAGTTGGTTGCATTTGGGAGATTGAAACTGTTTTATTACCCCCGATAGTAAAGTAAATAAAAAGCGTTGAGCCTACCAAAACATCAGCAGCCTAAAAAAGGATAAAAACGCTGTTGTAAACTGATTTTTATTCATCCTTTAACAAAGATTCAACTTGCTTTTGAAGGATTGGAAGTTGTTTTGAGATTATGCCCCAAATTATTACATCATCAATTCTGTCATAACCATGAATTACCCAATTTCGTAAATCAACTATCTTTCTTGCATCTTCAATCGGGAAGTTGGAATCAATTTTCAAAATACGACTAGCGGCTTCTCCTATAATCTCAAACTCTCGTTCTATACCTCGTTTAAGAAGTTTGTTGGTTTTGTATGTATTGAAATCTCTATTCTCGCCAAGATATTCATAAATAGAATCAATCGAGGCTTTAATGTCAAACAAAAACTTTTAAATTTCAAGCTGCATAAATCAGCTGTTTAGTTTGTTCAACACCTTTTATGAAATATGGGTTTGATAAAGAGTTTTCAGTAAGTAAATCGATGCGGCGTTTAAATAAATCTTGCAGCTTGTAATGTAAATCAAAATAATTGTCGGTGTACTGGTCTATCGATAAATTATCGAAAGAGATTAAAAGGTCAATATCACTGTTCTCATTGAATCTATCAGTACATACTGAGCCAAATGCATACATCGTCTTAACCTTATAGATTTCACAAAGTTTTTTTACATCAAGTATTCTATCAGCTAGTATCTTATTCATTTAATTATTCTGAACTTGAGTCAAATATACAACATTTTCTAAAAACAAGTTGGATATGCTATGATAACTCGTTCAGAACTTGTTTGCAACGTTCCACAAGTTGGTTGCGTCTGGGAGGTTGACTTCGGTTAGTGCGGAGCATTTATTTAGTTCCATTATCTATTGTTATGATAAGTTTATTGGGTTCTTGCTCAATTACTACTATTTGCCCTTGTTTAAAGCCAAGCTCTGCGAGCCACTTTCCTTCAAGCCGAATTTCAGGAATAGTTGTACAATCAAATCTCCTTGTGCGGAATTTCGTATGAATTTTCAATTTTCTGATTTTTACCATTGTCATACAACTATATGACAAATGTAATTTAAAAAATCAATTTGTCAACTTTTAATATGACAAACTTGTCAACAAATTAGCTGACATTTGTTTCGTGACACGTGATAAACTAAAGAAGAGAATCGGTCAGCGAGTTGTAGAGTTTCGCGAACAGAAAGGTTGGAGTCAATCCGACTTGGCAAGAGCATGCAATAAAGACCGTCAAGCTATTGAGAAGTTGGAAAATGGTAAGGTCAACCCAACTCTTTATACTTTATTAGAAATAGCTAATGCTTTAGAAGTTTCTTTATCAAAGTTGGTCGATTTATCCTAAGGTAAAATGGGGTTTAGAACGCTCAAAATTGCAAATCTGCGCTAGCGGGTGTTAGGCAACGTGCTTTATTTTAAATCCATATTCATATTTGTCAAAATACTTTAATTCTAACTCCTTTTTTATAAGTTTAAATTCTAAATTTTCAAATAAATGAATCGAAGAAACTGTAATATTATTTTGAATTATAAAATCTAAAAGAGTTACTCTAAAATCGGCATCTTCTAATCCTTTGAAATCCAAAATAACAAAGCCGTCCTTTTTAGTAACCTTATTTATGCTTAATTTATTGAAATTGAATCCTAAAACTATTTCTTTTAAAGTACCCTTAGAGTAAGGAAACTGTCTTTCAATGCGATTCTCTATATTTGGCTGATGAGGCAAGAATAAATTTGAGTCTGTTTCCGCGATGAGCCTCCACTCTTTTTCATATGACCATGATTTAGATTTAATATTAGTCATATAAAAGATAGCCAAGTGAGGACTTATATTTATGTCAAACTTATCTGCTTTCTCTTTATAATTTATTGGAAATGGACCATGAAATTTCTTTACTAACTTTTCAACATCAAAGATTGCTAAAAAACCATCATGATTAGAGTAATGCGCCCACATTAACATATCACAGGGATTAC
This window contains:
- a CDS encoding helix-turn-helix transcriptional regulator, with the translated sequence MTRDKLKKRIGQRVVEFREQKGWSQSDLARACNKDRQAIEKLENGKVNPTLYTLLEIANALEVSLSKLVDLS
- a CDS encoding DUF2971 domain-containing protein, with product MTDKYKLSGWEYSMDSILPMRFSVYPNPNEDCPNELMKYYKINKYSIESLTNGYFYASHPFQLNDPFECFRNLLDFENVSFETYKKYYCSMDQNPEERVRRLFDTEYEKLKLQFMSDLHDDVFSKMGIISLTSNPCDMLMWAHYSNHDGFLAIFDVEKLVKKFHGPFPINYKEKADKFDINISPHLAIFYMTNIKSKSWSYEKEWRLIAETDSNLFLPHQPNIENRIERQFPYSKGTLKEIVLGFNFNKLSINKVTKKDGFVILDFKGLEDADFRVTLLDFIIQNNITVSSIHLFENLEFKLIKKELELKYFDKYEYGFKIKHVA
- a CDS encoding type I addiction module toxin, SymE family translates to MVKIRKLKIHTKFRTRRFDCTTIPEIRLEGKWLAELGFKQGQIVVIEQEPNKLIITIDNGTK
- a CDS encoding nucleotidyltransferase domain-containing protein produces the protein MNKILADRILDVKKLCEIYKVKTMYAFGSVCTDRFNENSDIDLLISFDNLSIDQYTDNYFDLHYKLQDLFKRRIDLLTENSLSNPYFIKGVEQTKQLIYAA